Proteins encoded together in one Impatiens glandulifera chromosome 1, dImpGla2.1, whole genome shotgun sequence window:
- the LOC124922449 gene encoding uncharacterized protein LOC124922449 — MADYTTENNLHHQHQQQQTLISKETALQALNTIVQLHFEKTLEKKRAVDAQKKELWKLFQIFFLFLSIIFATISLSPSHRLQCRHCWIPIGLLSLAHLIFYVSVAQILRCVNGFKYQRRCHKLTLGLATERLRQMKMRYGGGGGGEDGGIMGDDFEIHYQEPPESYFGKFKRNWALHFGFLIFVYGFMISSTVVLICF, encoded by the coding sequence ATGGCGGACTATACTACAGAGAAcaatcttcatcatcaacatcaacaacaacaaaccCTAATCTCAAAAGAAACAGCACTCCAAGCTCTCAACACAATCGTCCAACTCCATTTCGAGAAAACCCTGGAAAAGAAACGAGCCGTGGACGCCCAAAAAAAAGAACTCTGGAAACTCTTCCAGATCTTCTTCCTATTCCTCTCAATAATCTTCGCCACCATTTCCCTTTCCCCTTCCCACCGTCTCCAGTGCCGCCATTGTTGGATCCCGATCGGACTTCTTTCTCTAGCCCATCTAATCTTCTACGTCTCTGTTGCTCAAATCCTCAGATGCGTAAATGGGTTCAAGTATCAGAGAAGATGCCATAAGCTCACACTCGGCCTTGCCACGGAGCGGCTACGGCAGATGAAGATGAGATACGGCGGCGGTGGTGGAGGAGAGGATGGGGGAATaatgggtgatgattttgagatacATTATCAAGAACCGCCGGAGAGTTATTTTGGTAAGTTTAAGAGGAATTGGGCGTTGCATTTTGGGTTTTTGATCTTTGTTTATGGGTTTATGATTTCTTCCACTGTCGTTCTTATCTGTttctag
- the LOC124919376 gene encoding trihelix transcription factor DF1-like has protein sequence MPEDLELREISAIAATATAVVPSSSNLNDNNGSGEFGEEVGGAEGGGMGMGDGDRSFPGNRWPREETLALLKIRSEMDFAFRDSTIKAPLWDEVSRKLAELGYIRSPKKCKEKFENIYKYHKRTKECRSGRQNNKSYRFFEQLELLDYQSSLPLPSPSYIHSQEPSIMTSIVPTTKNPFTIPQNIPIRNSELFISTSTSTTSSSEKDIIGDDKKKKKLADFFERLMKEVLEKQESLQSKFIEALEKCEHDRIAREENWKTQELARIEREKELLAQERAIAAAKDAAVLSFLQNISEKAGPGPGPVQMLKKTIFETPSLVKPLFDKKENGIVSSPQMGSSSSSRWPKAEVEDLIKLRTNLDLQYQDNGPKGPLWEDVSIAMKKLGYDRSSKRCKEKWENINKYFKRVKESNKKRPVDSKSCPYFELLESLRVRKFKKGEDPSGSGTNLNPVDETPIMDMMGQQKNPLSVNNEYCEDQNEEEVEDDGSDNEEESRDTYEIGNKI, from the exons ATGCCAGAGGATTTGGAGTTGCGAGAAATTTCAGCTATAGCAGCCACGGCTACAGCCGTTGTTCCGTCGTCGTCGAATCTGAATGATAATAATGGGTCCGGTGAATTTGGTGAAGAAGTGGGAGGAGCAGAAGGTGGGGGCATGGGCATGGGCGATGGTGATCGGAGCTTTCCAGGAAATAGGTGGCCTCGCGAGGAAACGTTGGCTTTGCTGAAGATAAGGTCTGAGATGGACTTCGCCTTTCGGGATTCCACCATTAAAGCGCCTCTGTGGGATGAGGTTTCCAG GAAACTAGCTGAGCTTGGATACATCAGAAGCCCCAAAAAGTGCAAAGAGAAGTTCGAGAACATCTATAAATACCACAAGAGGACCAAAGAATGTCGATCTGGCCGACAGAACAACAAAAGCTATCGATTCTTCGAGCAATTAGAGCTTCTGGATTACCAATCCTCCCTCCCATTACCTTCACCGAGTTACATCCACTCTCAGGAGCCTTCCATAATGACATCAATTGTCCCAACTACAAAAAATCCATTTACCATCCCTCAAAATATCCCCATTCGGAATTCAGAACTCTTCATATCTACCTCCACATCCACCACATCATCATCCGAGAAAGATATCATAGGCGAcgacaagaaaaagaaaaagttagcAGATTTCTTTGAGAGACTCATGAAGGAAGTATTGGAAAAGCAAGAGAGTTTGCAAAGCAAGTTCATAGAGGCGTTGGAGAAATGCGAACACGACAGAATAGCTCGTGAAGAGAATTGGAAAACGCAAGAGCTGGCTAGAATCGAGAGGGAGAAAGAGTTGTTGGCTCAAGAACGTGCCATAGCTGCAGCTAAAGATGCAGCTGTGCTTTCTTTCTTACAGAACATATCCGAGAAAGCAGGACCAGGACCAGGACCCGTTCAAATGTTGAAGAAAACTATATTCGAAACTCCCAGCTTAGTAAAACCATTATTCGATAAAAAGGAAAACGGTATTGTTAGTTCACCTCAGATGGGTAGTAGTAGTTCATCAAGATGGCCGAAAGCAGAAGTGGAAGATTTGATTAAGCTTAGAACCAATCTCGATTTGCAATATCAAGATAACGGACCAAAGGGTCCTCTATGGGAAGATGTGTCGATAGCAATGAAGAAACTCGGGTACGATAGAAGTTCAAAAAGGTGTAAAGAGAAATGGGAAAACATAAACAAGTATTTCAAGAGGGTAAAAGAGAGTAACAAGAAAAGACCTGTAGATTCGAAATCATGTCCTTATTTCGAATTGCTAGAATCCCTTCGTGTTAGGAAGTTCAAGAAAGGGGAGGACCCGAGTGGGTCAGGTACAAACTTGAATCCTGTTGACGAAACACCAATCATGGACATGATGGGTCAGCAGAAAAATCCTTTATCGGTTAATAATGAATATTGTGAAGatcaaaatgaagaagaagtagaaGATGATGGGTCTGATAATGAGGAAGAAAGTAGAGATACTTATGAAATTGGTAATAAGATTTGA